The uncultured Bacteroides sp. genome includes the window AGATACTTCCCATCGCCCTTCACCACAGTGGTGTGGGGAATGTCTTTATAACTTTTGAAGCGGTTGCCGTCGATAAGCAGATGCTCCGGAGTAACAGTCAGCTGATCAATAGCCCGATGCATAGCCAGAAAGGATGCATTCAGAATGTTAATCTCATCAATTTCCTGCGAGGAGACGACGCCGACGGCCCATGCCAGAGCTTCTTTTTCTATCACTTCGCGCAAGGTATACCGCTGTTTTTCAGTCAGTTGCTTCGAATCGTTTAATAACTCATTCTTAAAATCTTTGGAGAGAATAACAGCGGCGGCATAGACTGATCCGGCCAGGCATCCGCGCCCGGCCTCGTCGCAACCAGCCTCAACCAGATCTTCATGCAAATAGGGCAATAACATACTAAGCTTATTTTTTATAAGCAAAGATACACTAAAACAGACTCCATGCTACCGTAAGCCCTGCCATTACAATAGACACCATGCTCATCAGCTTTATCAGAATATTCAAGCTGGGGCCGGAGGTATCTTTAAACGGATCGCCCACGGTATCGCCCACTACAGTTGCCTTGTGAACTTCACTTCCCTTACCGCCAAAGTTTCCTTCTTCTACGTATTTCTTGGCATTATCCCATGCTCCACCGGCATTGGCCATAAAGATAGCTAGCACAAAACCACTACTGAGTCCGCCCACCAATAAGCCCAACACACCGGGAACGCCAAATATAAATCCGGTTAAAACAGGCGCAATAATAGCTAGTAACGAAGGAAGTATCATCTCCCGCTGCGCACCTTTAGTAGAAATGGCTACACAACGCTCATAATCGGGCTCCGTTTCTCCCGTAAGAATTCCTTTTATCTCACGGAATTGTCGCCGCACCTCGTCTACCATTTTTCCGGCCGCACGACCAACGGCATTCATCGTTAGCCCGCAAAATAAAAACGCCATCATCGAACCGATAAACATGCCCGAGAGCACCTTGGGATTCATCAACGTCACGTTATAATAATTCATGAAATCGGTAAAGGTGGCTTCGGCAGTAGCAATGATACCGCCATGAGGAAGAGTTAGCTGAACGGTGCCGATACGTGTAAGTCCGATACGAATTTCTTCAATATACGAAGCCAGCAACGCAAGCCCCGTAAGAGCAGCGGAACCAATAGCAAAACCTTTTCCCGTGGCAGCCGTTGTGTTTCCCAACGAATCGAGCGCATCGGTACGTTTACGTACCTCCTCGCCCAGTCCCGACATTTCGGCATTTCCACCGGCATTGTCGGCTATCGGACCGTATGCGTCTGTTGCCAGCGTAATACCTAACGTAGAAAGCATTCCCACTGCGGCAATGCCTATGCCGTAAAGCCCCATTCCTACATTTGCAAAATCAAAACCCGAAGCAAACAGATAGGATGCAATAATGCCTATTACCACCGCCAACACAGGAATGGCGGTAGACAGCATACCCAATCCGATTCCGGAGATGATAACCGTAGCCGGCCCTGTTTTCCCGCTTTCGGAAAGACGCTGGGTAGGCCGATAAGACTGAGAAGTATAATATTCGGTAGAACGGCCGATGATAAGACCAACAACCAACCCCGCCACTACGGCGCACGAAATCAGCGCCCAGTTTTCGAGCTGCAACAGCCAGAGAACAAAGAATGTCGCTCCCACTATCAGAACAGAGCTCAGATTAGTACCAAACGACAGCGCACCAAGAAGCCCTTTCATGGTAGCATTTTCCTTGGTCCGCACCGAGAAAATACCGATGATAGAAAGCAGAATACCTACAGCAGCTATGAGCATAGGCGCAATAACTGCTTTAAACTGCATGTTTACATCTGCAGTATGAATAAATGCGGCAGCCCCCAAAGCGGCAGTCGCCAAGATAGATCCACAATACGATTCATAAAGATCGGCTCCCATTCCGGCCACATCTCCCACATTATCACCCACATTATCGGCAATCGTTGCCGGGTTCCGTGGATCGTCTTCCGGGATTCCGGCCTCCACTTTTCCTACCAAATCGGCACCCACATCGGCTGCTTTGGTATAGATTCCTCCTCCCACACGAGCAAAGAGCGCCTGCGTACTGGCTCCCATGCCGAAAGTCAACATTGTAGTTGTGATGAGACAAAGCTTATGCGTAGGTGTAAGCACATCGGCAGGAATAGCCCAGTTGAGCAGCAAATACCAGAACGAAATGTCGAGCAAGCCCAGACCAACCACAACAAGCCCCATCACCGCACCACTTCGAAAAGCGATACGCAAACCGGCATTCAACGAATTACGAGCAGCATTGGCGGTGCGCGCCGAAGCATACGTAGCAGTCTTCATACCCAGAAATCCAGAAAGTCCGGAGAAGAAACCACCGGTTAAAAAAGCCACCGGCACCCAAGAGTTCTGCACATTAAAGCCATAGGCCATAATAGAAAATAGAATTGCCAGGCACACAAACACCCACGCAACAATTTTATATTGTTGTTTCAGGTAAGACATGGCGCCTTTGCGCACAGCCGCAGCAATTTTCACCATTTGAGGGGTTCCTTCACTCTCTTTCATCATCTGTTTATGAAAGTAAAGAGCAAAACAAAGAGCCGCAATAGCGGCCACAGGAATAAGCCAGAAAAGTAAGCTATCCATAGAATCTATTTATTAGAGGTTAAAAACGGCCTAAAAGTATTGATTATTAATAAGAAACACAAAGAAAAAAACAAGAAAACCACCCCTCGCCAAAAGAAATCGACTAAAAGATTGTTTTTACCGCAATTCAGAATTAATATGCTGTCCTTCAAGCACTCTCGCTTAAACAAAAGATCATTTCTAACTACAATTCATCTCTTTTTCATTCAATAAAGAATACCCGATTAGACGTCCGAGAAGGAAAAGGCCCTTCATTTTCTATTGTAAAATGGCAGTCCGAAGAAATGGAAAAGTGGCTATTCAGTTACCTGCCGATTTAAGTGTAGCACGAATACAGCAACCTTTGATAACAATTACTTTCGGCAAAAAAAGAGGCATGCCCCTGATTCTTTTTGCCTCAAAAGCTTGACTTTTGTTGTTTAATGTTGTATATTTGTAAGCATAATCATAAAGTATATTCACTTTATAATGCATAAAAAGAGGGAAGCTGTTGCTTCCCTCTTTTTATGCATTGCACGGTGCTATTTGCTCCAAACAACGGTTGCATTTGCCTCATGAGACGGTTGCACTTTGGTGAAGAGACGGTTGCATCCGACGCATAAGACGGTTTCTTATCGCTCATTTGATTACTTGTTATCGAAATAACTCCTAAAGAAAAAGCTTTTTTCTCCTATTGTTTCCCGAACCGTACCTTTATCTTTCCTAAGTGCACCCCGTTAGTTAATAAAATATAAACCCGCTCTTGACAAAAACAAGCTCAAAGGCCTGTGTTTGTACAACAAGTTTATCTCATCCGCTACTTAGTCTACAAAAACAGCAGTACCACAGGCTGTAACCATAAGCATACTCCCGTTGCTGCCCACCGTTTCATAATCCAGGTCAATGCCAACCACTGCATTGGCTCCCAAGAGAGCTGCCTGCTCTTCCAATTCTCTGAGTGCCGTTTCTTTTGCTTCACGAAGCACCTTTTCATAAGATCCCGCACGGCCGCCTACAATGTCGCGGATGCTGGCAAAAAAGTCACGAAACACATTGGCACCGATAATAGTCTCTCCGGACACAATGCCATAATAGTTGGTTATTCGTTTTCCTTCGATTGTTGGAGTAGTAGTTAGTAACATCCTTCTTTTCTATTTAAAACATTTTTCTGACTCTCTCTATGCCGGCAACCAGTGCATCAATCTCCTCTTTCGTGTTATAAAGCGCTAGAGAAGCACGCACAGTACCCTCTATGCCGAGGCGTTGCATCAACGGTTGGGCACAATGATGCCCCGTGCGTACGGCAATGCCAAGCCTATCGAGTAACGTTCCCATATCAAAATGATGAATATTGCCCACCAGAAAAGAGATAACACTGCTTTTGTGTTCCGCTTCTCCGAAGATGCACATCCCTTCTATTTCTTTGAGACGACGCATGGCATAGGCTGTCAGCTCCTGATCGTGAGCAATGATTTCGTCCATACCAATAGCCGAGACATAATCCAACGCTTTGCCCAATCCGGTAGTGCCGATATAATCGGGCGTTCCGGCTTCAAACTTAAAGGGTAGTTCATTGAATACTGTCTTTTCAAAGCTCACACTCTGAATCATCTCCCCGCCACCCTGATAGGGAGGCAGCTTATCGAGCCAGTCTTCTTTTCCATACAGCACACCTACACCGGTCGGTCCATACACCTTATGCCCCGAAAAGGCAAAAAAATCGGCATCCAGATCTTGTACATCTATCTTCATGTGAGGAATAGATTGTGCTCCGTCTATCAATACAGGCACTCCATGAGCATGAGCCGTTGCAATCATCTCCTTTACCGGATTAATGGTACCGAGCACATTAGAAATCTGCGTAAGACTAACGATCTTTGTCCGCTCGGAAAAGAGCTTCTCGTACTCGCCCAACAACAATTCCCCTTTATCGCTCATAGGTATCACCTTGATGCTGATGCCTTTACGAGCCGTTAACAGTTGCCAGGGAACAATATTGCTATGATGTTCCATCGTTGAGATGATCACCTCATCACCTTCACTCATAAATTCTTCACCAAAGCAAAAAGCAAGTAAATTGATGGCTTCTGTAGTACCGCGGGTAAAAATTACTTCGTTTGAATTGCGGGCATTGATAAAGCGGCGAACAGTTTCGCGCGAGCCTTCGTGCAACTCTGTGGCTTGTTGAGATAGAAAGTGCACCCCACGGTGCACATTCGCATTAACAGAATAGTATTCTTCGGCAATAGCATCTACCACACAACGTGGCTTCTGGGCCGTTGCTCCATTATCTAAGTAAACGAGGGGCTTGCCGTATACCTCCCTGGAAAGTATAGGGAAATCTGCCCTGATCTTAGTTATATCCATTGTGTTTATTTTGGTTCTTTACAGATAGCGCAACCCTCACATTTATTCAACTCCCCACGGAATCGTTTCTCTACCAACAGGTGCAACCTGTCTTTAAGCGCATCCAAACGAATGGTGTCTATCACTTCATTCACAAAAGCAAACATCAACAGCAGACGGGCTTCTTTCTCGGCAATGCCCCTGGCACGCATATAAAACAAGGCATTCTCGTCTAATTGTCCGATGGTAGCTCCGTGACTACATTTTACATCATCGGCATAGATTTCTAACTGTGGCTGCGTATACATACGTGCCTCACGGGTAACACAAAGATTACGATTGGTCTGTTGCGCATTGGTATGCTGTGCTCCCGGACGTACCAATACAATTCCGGCAAACGCACCTACAGACTGGTCGTCAAGCACATACTTGAAGAGTTCCTTGCTTACACAGTCGGGCACGGCATGGTCTATAAAGGAATGGTTATCCACCCGTTGATTCTTATCTGCTATTGCCATTCCGTAGAGATTGGTTTCAGCACCGGGACCGGCCAGAGTAACTTCGGTGGTATTGCGGGTAGTGCCGTTATGAAGCGTCATGTTATTAAGCAAAAGACGACTGCCGGCTTCTTGTTTAGCATATATATTGCTAATACGGGCGGTGCTTGTATGTGTTTCTTCAAGTTCATACATATCAAGTACTGCATTTTTACCTGCATAGATCTCCACCACCTGCGTAGCAAGGAAATTCACATGATCCATTGCGTGATCGCAAACCAACAAACGTGCCTGAGCACCTTCTTCAAGAATAATTAATATTCTGCGGTTAACCATGAAGTTAACATCGCCGCGCAATATATTCACTAACTGAATAGGCTTTTCTACCACCACATTCTTAGGAACATAAAATACTACGCCATCTTGAGCAAAAGTCGTATTGAAAGCAGTCACACCATCTTTTGAGGTATCAGCCAACTTCCCATAATATTTCTCGATAAGCTCCGGTCGCTCTTCGGCCAAATCTCTTAAACTACCGAAGATTACCCCTTCGGGCAAGTGAGACTGAGGCAATGTTTTTTTATAAAACGAATCATTTACGACAAAAAAGAGCGAAGTACTCATATTAGGTACGTCGCACTTAAACACCTCATAAGGATTAACCGGCACGTCAAGACGATTCAGATTAAGCCCGAAGTCAGGTGCAAAGCATTTGCTCAGATCAGTGTACCTATACTTTTCCTGCTTCTTTGTAGGGAATCCCAGCCTCTTAAAATCGGCAAAAGCATCCTTTCTTAAAGCATTAAGAGCCTTTGCACTGTGCTCACTAATCATTGCTTCACACTGTGCGTAGAGGTCTATATATTGTTGTTCTACACTCATAATTACTCTCCTATTTCCTTCTTAATCCAGTCGTAACCTTTTTCCTCAAGTTCCAGTGCCAATTCCGGACCGGCTGTTTTAACAATGCGTCCATTATAAAGCACATGCACCACATCAGGTTTGATAT containing:
- a CDS encoding heavy metal-binding domain-containing protein; the encoded protein is MLLTTTPTIEGKRITNYYGIVSGETIIGANVFRDFFASIRDIVGGRAGSYEKVLREAKETALRELEEQAALLGANAVVGIDLDYETVGSNGSMLMVTACGTAVFVD
- a CDS encoding ribonuclease HII — encoded protein: MLLPYLHEDLVEAGCDEAGRGCLAGSVYAAAVILSKDFKNELLNDSKQLTEKQRYTLREVIEKEALAWAVGVVSSQEIDEINILNASFLAMHRAIDQLTVTPEHLLIDGNRFKSYKDIPHTTVVKGDGKYLSIAAASVLAKTYRDDYMNRLHVEFPCYDWNHNKGYPTKKHRASIAKHGASPYHRMTFNLLGDGQLELFT
- a CDS encoding cysteine desulfurase produces the protein MDITKIRADFPILSREVYGKPLVYLDNGATAQKPRCVVDAIAEEYYSVNANVHRGVHFLSQQATELHEGSRETVRRFINARNSNEVIFTRGTTEAINLLAFCFGEEFMSEGDEVIISTMEHHSNIVPWQLLTARKGISIKVIPMSDKGELLLGEYEKLFSERTKIVSLTQISNVLGTINPVKEMIATAHAHGVPVLIDGAQSIPHMKIDVQDLDADFFAFSGHKVYGPTGVGVLYGKEDWLDKLPPYQGGGEMIQSVSFEKTVFNELPFKFEAGTPDYIGTTGLGKALDYVSAIGMDEIIAHDQELTAYAMRRLKEIEGMCIFGEAEHKSSVISFLVGNIHHFDMGTLLDRLGIAVRTGHHCAQPLMQRLGIEGTVRASLALYNTKEEIDALVAGIERVRKMF
- the sufD gene encoding Fe-S cluster assembly protein SufD, translating into MSVEQQYIDLYAQCEAMISEHSAKALNALRKDAFADFKRLGFPTKKQEKYRYTDLSKCFAPDFGLNLNRLDVPVNPYEVFKCDVPNMSTSLFFVVNDSFYKKTLPQSHLPEGVIFGSLRDLAEERPELIEKYYGKLADTSKDGVTAFNTTFAQDGVVFYVPKNVVVEKPIQLVNILRGDVNFMVNRRILIILEEGAQARLLVCDHAMDHVNFLATQVVEIYAGKNAVLDMYELEETHTSTARISNIYAKQEAGSRLLLNNMTLHNGTTRNTTEVTLAGPGAETNLYGMAIADKNQRVDNHSFIDHAVPDCVSKELFKYVLDDQSVGAFAGIVLVRPGAQHTNAQQTNRNLCVTREARMYTQPQLEIYADDVKCSHGATIGQLDENALFYMRARGIAEKEARLLLMFAFVNEVIDTIRLDALKDRLHLLVEKRFRGELNKCEGCAICKEPK
- a CDS encoding sodium-translocating pyrophosphatase, with translation MDSLLFWLIPVAAIAALCFALYFHKQMMKESEGTPQMVKIAAAVRKGAMSYLKQQYKIVAWVFVCLAILFSIMAYGFNVQNSWVPVAFLTGGFFSGLSGFLGMKTATYASARTANAARNSLNAGLRIAFRSGAVMGLVVVGLGLLDISFWYLLLNWAIPADVLTPTHKLCLITTTMLTFGMGASTQALFARVGGGIYTKAADVGADLVGKVEAGIPEDDPRNPATIADNVGDNVGDVAGMGADLYESYCGSILATAALGAAAFIHTADVNMQFKAVIAPMLIAAVGILLSIIGIFSVRTKENATMKGLLGALSFGTNLSSVLIVGATFFVLWLLQLENWALISCAVVAGLVVGLIIGRSTEYYTSQSYRPTQRLSESGKTGPATVIISGIGLGMLSTAIPVLAVVIGIIASYLFASGFDFANVGMGLYGIGIAAVGMLSTLGITLATDAYGPIADNAGGNAEMSGLGEEVRKRTDALDSLGNTTAATGKGFAIGSAALTGLALLASYIEEIRIGLTRIGTVQLTLPHGGIIATAEATFTDFMNYYNVTLMNPKVLSGMFIGSMMAFLFCGLTMNAVGRAAGKMVDEVRRQFREIKGILTGETEPDYERCVAISTKGAQREMILPSLLAIIAPVLTGFIFGVPGVLGLLVGGLSSGFVLAIFMANAGGAWDNAKKYVEEGNFGGKGSEVHKATVVGDTVGDPFKDTSGPSLNILIKLMSMVSIVMAGLTVAWSLF